One Anatilimnocola floriformis genomic window, GACCGGCAGCGGCCCGATTCAGCGCGCGGCCGTACGAGTTGCCGCGGGATTGACCAGCTCAACCGAAGAAGCCTGTGAAAAGAATCGACGTGTGCTGACGCGCACCGTGCATTACGCCCTGGTCACTCCCAACTCGAAAACCGGCCGCATGCGCTTGCTGCGTGAAATCGGCGCGAGCTATGCCGAACGAATGAGTTGGCGACTGTCATGGGCCCGAGGTTTTGTCGAGCCGCTAGCGATCTGCCTTGTCGGCTTGATTGTTGGCGGCGTCGCGTTCGCTTTGTTTCTCCCGCTATTCAGTCTGTTACACGCACTTGCTTGATCATGGATACCTGGTTCCCCACTTTTTTTCGACTGGCGACGAGTGCGTCGTCGTTCACGCTCTTCTGGCCGTGGACGACTACGTTCGCGCAGCAGCGAGCATTACTGCGGCTCATTGCGGTTGCTCAAGAGGAGAACTTGCCGCTCGCGCCGTTGCTCGAGCAGTGGGCCGATGACGAATCAGGGCTGCAACAATTTCGCGTGCGGCGTTTGGCCAGGCTAATCGCTGGTGGGCGTTCTGTGGCGGATGCGGCCGAAGCTGTGCCGGGTGTGCTCCGAGATGAAGACATTCTGACGCTCCGATTCGACGCTCAATCAGGCACGCGCACGGCAGCCGTTCGCGCCAGCCTCGTTCATCCCGCTGCCGTCGGGTTCCAGGCTTGGCAATATTTCCGCAGCATGTTCATTTATTTCGGCACTGTGCTGCCCATTAGCCTGGCGTTGATTCTGTTTGGCCAGTTACGGATCCTGCCGCGCCTGGATCGCATTTTCAGCGATTTTGGCAGACGCAGGCCAGCCATATTTGCCTGGTCTGTGAATTCGCTCGAGCCGTACTCGAACCTGCTGCTGATTTCGGCGCTACTCTTGTTGATTGTGATCATTTGGCTGTTTTCGACTCGCATGGGACGTCTGCTCCGCTGGTCGCTCG contains:
- a CDS encoding type II secretion system F family protein, with protein sequence MDTWFPTFFRLATSASSFTLFWPWTTTFAQQRALLRLIAVAQEENLPLAPLLEQWADDESGLQQFRVRRLARLIAGGRSVADAAEAVPGVLRDEDILTLRFDAQSGTRTAAVRASLVHPAAVGFQAWQYFRSMFIYFGTVLPISLALILFGQLRILPRLDRIFSDFGRRRPAIFAWSVNSLEPYSNLLLISALLLLIVIIWLFSTRMGRLLRWSLAGSLFRFLREWRAADVLQKLQVAASAGRPIPGALSTLAQFHPDPKLRHELLVVRNDVEQGLPVWQSMSQVGLLSPAEANLIVVAEQQGSPTWALEQLVEVKQRRVAARLEKVGEFLLPAFVLLMAGLVIFQASLLFVPLVTLLEGLL